aataaataggatgTGGAAGACTCTTATATGGTGACATAAACACTATTAAAAGTCACATTTGTTCGTTCGAAGAACGCAAATGAGATCagtaaaagttataaaatgaaacagaaaaatactataatatattatattcttacgATTATTCACGAAGTGAAAATtaagtgaaaaattaattaccaaTAGCAAGTAATACTCTAAGTGTTCAGAATGTTATAACAAttcattcttttcaaatatatttgataatcaaatcttttaaatgactcatattattttcaattcttgTAATGTTTTTCAAATAGTAGGcgtatataatagaaaatcataATAAAGACAAAGTTTCTTCTAAACATAAACGTACTTAGTGATTTAACGTTTCGTTTCTAATCGCATATAGATCTTATCTCTGAATCGTTCATTGTCGGATAAAACGATCATAGACCGCCCACATTGGTTGACCCGGTATACGGTTCACCTATGATAGATCGTGAATTCAAGAGGCTCTTTTTGCAAACTAAAACTAACAGTTGAGTCGATAGACAGTCATAGTATAATAAGTACATAGGTTACGTAGCACGTTTACACTCGTGCtacgatcgtcgtcgtcttttattaaatcgtttcaATCGGTAGATCGAGTCCGAGAGAtatagaagaatgaaaaaatcaaagagTATACCTATAGATCGTAACGAGTGTACTATGTCACTGTCGTTAGTAACAACACTAAACGATATATTATAGCGTCGCTTAAAGTACGACAatgaacgatattattattaatcctcCTTTCTAACAAGTACGATTCAATGTGTGTCTGTGCGTATGTGCATGCGTCCATGtgtgtattaatattattattattaatctatataatatcaatcacattctttctaatttttaataatttaacgaatattttcttttcttttcttttttttttttttattttacgttaaTACATTCAACGTTTGTATCTGactcgaattttttaatataatttttcagataaatatgaatatatattaaagaattagttttgttttatataaaatgaagataTCATTAGaaatcatagaaaaataaaataagatgagACGAGTGGAGAAAATCGTGTCGTGTCTTTACACCCACGCAAATTactaagaaagaaagtaggaaCAAGGATTATCAGTTAAGCTGATTTTGCTCGATAAACATAATTCGGTATCTCTAACTAATAacggaaattatttattacttataagaattttgttaaaaaaaaaattattacgcgaatgaaataattcatttaaaattaaaattgagaTAATTCtgtcgataatatatatacatatatacatatctttttctttcctctttcaaaaaaaagttacattcttgtatctttttctctataaacGATTacgttgatcgatcgatcgatcctgaTAGAGAcctttaattcattcattaaatGAAACGTtatgatgattaaaaaaaaccTATCCGTTATCGAGTATACTTACCGGATGCCGGAAAAGATGATGATTCATGCGAATTTTTTACCGGATCTCTTTTTCCATGTCTTGCTATGTCATCttcataaaaagagaaagaaagaaagaaaaaaagcagacagacagacagacggatagagagaaatagagatagatagatagagaaaaaaagagagagagagagagagaaaaagatcataGTAGACAATTAATCTTCGATCATTCGCGGTCGATGCATCCGCGAATTATTCATAGCTCTACGTAATTGCAGGTTGACGTCTCTATAACGAGACGATACATCGGAAGAAAAAcccgagaaggaagaagaagaaaaagaagtaaaaggaggagcagaaaaagaaggagaataataagaagaagacaatataataaagtataaagAGAATTGCGATCTCATCGAGGATGTTGCGATGCAGAGATCGAATAAGACAGATCTTCTGATTGTTTCGAGTCGACAGTCAActcgtttttcttcgatcgattgcGTTTCAACAATCATGATTTTCTTCGAGACAATCTTAAATATCGAATCAACGTTTAAACGTCAAGATCGAAAACAAGTGTGTATTGGagtattcgaaaaattttgacgatttttcttttcggttttgtcaagaaaggaaaagagaagaaaagaaaagaagacaaaagaaaaagaagtatatcGTCTGaggttttacaaaaaaaagaaaaaaaaaagaggaaacaaaatgTCCTTGATGAATTTTAGTTTACCATATCACACGGCAACGCCGTCATCATTTCTTTATACTGGACATTCGACTGTTAATAATCTTCGTTTGAATGCTGTCCTTCCACCAGCACCACCTACTAATTATGACAATCGTGAACCCTTTCGAAATGAGCCTTATATACCACCGTTGAGATATCAACAAGACagacaacaacagcaacagcaacaacaacagcagcagcagcaacaacaacaacagcaacaacagcaacagagACAACGTCAGACGAATCAACAGAGAAGACCAGAGCTTTATGTCGAACAATCTTCATTTTCGTCGACTCAGGATACAAGATATACGAATTATAATCAAGATTTTCGAAGGACTCAACCTCGACAGCAACCACAGTTACAACAGCAACAAATGAGACCACCTCCTCCAGCTCCTTCTTCCCAAcgtcaacaacaacaacaacaacaacaagaaagaatacaaaatgAGGAACACGATAGAGAATCTTTAGAAGTCAGCAGGATCTCCGAACAGGAAGGATATCCTGATAGACCTAATGGGTAAGactttttcaataaatctatCTAGATTCAAACCTCCTtctataacatttaatttaattccattGTTATATCGAAACTGTACTATATAATGGGTTGTCccaaatttattaaatcgtgCTGATACGGAAATCGtgttatatagaatatttataagaatatcGTGTTGTAAGAGAGCTGTCGCAATTTTTGCAACGTGTTATTGGTATCGAAACCCTGTTTTCAGAGTACCGTATTATAAAAGGTTTGCGAATGTATTAGTGTTCGAGctaaatgattttctttgttCAATATTGTTACATTTTCTCATTGACAAGAAGCCAAGGTCGTTTTTCATCTCAATCCATTTCCGTTTGTGGCCGAGCGAAAGCGTATCGCTTTAGTAACCTTAATTGAGCTCGAACTTATTTACGTAACGATATCCTCTCGAGCGTTCTTTCGTACAACGTGCTTCGAATATCTTGACGAATTTCTTTTGGAATCGTTTATAAGTATCGTAGTTATATACAACCTGCTCGTTCTTGCGAACACGTAGGTAATTATGTCATTGCTTATAATCGTTTCGAATCGATTCATTATCTTGTACGAGCATAGCAGGATAAAACGatcttaaaatataaagtaattagTTTCTAAAGACTTCcaagaaatctttcttttttttccgtattaaaagaaatgatttttctttttcttatatttgatttttctaaatataatttttatatatatgtatatatatatgtaaatatttgtttatatactACAATGTTAATagtattacatttattattgcaGTGATTTATAGtgcgttaattaattacagtattttttttattatagtataataaatatagtataattgCAGAataatgagatatatataacataatttttgtcgtatatatattcatatatattatgtataacatatatgtatatatatacaaacatttatttgttatatatctttattatttattattatttatatatattttttttgatcaAAAATTCTTATTCAATTTAcactaatgtaaaattaaatataaatatctatataaacaaatatacatgcacatatatatatatatatatataatatatctgattaatcttatttaaatatacatgtatatatctatatatagtatatatacacatagattcTTATTATTCAGTTTAATGTAagattgattaataaaattttaattaataaaaattaataaaaaacatatatatatatataacatatagtCGCATTTGCGttggaaattttattcgactttgatcgtttcttcttttagatATACGAGAGTAAATGCCGAAGGATTCGGTGGTGGTCCAGGTACAAAAACATCCGTTCACGCTGTTCTGGATTACGACGACGATTTCGACGATTATTATGATGACGAAGACCAAGGTGTGCCAAGGGACGCACACGTTACACCGATTCAGGGCCcgattttcttaaaaaacgGTTCTGTTCCTGTCGTACCACTTTATTCCTATCCTCAATTAAACAATGGAACTTTCGTGCAAATTCCGGTGAGTAAAAAGTAGACATTCATTgcatctttcatttttcttttgtctttttttctttttaatgagaAACAATTATGAATCATGTAGGTACTATGTATCAATATCCTCGTCATACCATTTACATTCTTCAacctttctcttatttctcagTCGAAACAAAAGCCGTTCCAAGCATAGCAAACAAgctttcattctttcaatcCTATTTTTTGcttctacaaatttttataaataacgtacttcttattaatcaaattatttttattccaattaaaatttgttattaaatcgtaataaatgtaataCTATTAACATCGTAATATATAAAccaatatatacgtatatatataaaaattatatttagaaaaatcaaatataagaaaaacaaaaattatttcttttaatacgatttaattagtcgaataatttataaattattttgaaaatcataataatgataataatttaaattataataatgataatataataatgataataataataataataataataataataataataattattattattttattatattattattattattattattattattttatattattattattattattattattttatattattattattattattattattattattattattattattattattattattataatcatttattataagtGTGAGAATGAACGATTTCCGAGGagattgaatatataatacgtcTAAAATGCCGAACGACGATGCCGTGACTCATAGGTTAGTGCATTGAATACGTTCCTTGAAGAAAGCACGAATCACGATCTCTCGACCTACAATTTGCTCGCGATTCATCTTAAGCGGTTTACACTTTAACGTATTATCATCAACCGAACGATTCTTATCGTTTGGTTTACACTCATGTACGATCAATTCTAAGTAGACGTGACTTTTGACTTaatagaaggaaataaattgaataataaattatagtaattacaaataattgaccaaattactaaaaaaaaatactaatttaaaatactaccactactactactactattactattaataataatgataataatagtaatatgatgatgatgataataatgataaaataacaataaaaataattatgaaaatcactcagggaaaaaagaagaaaaaaatacttaagTCTTGTTTctatagtaaatatttttttgttttacaaaaTGACGtgactttcgatcgatcgatcgattgatcgttTCTTTGTAAGACGATGTTGTACTAGCTCGAAAGGTGATCGAACGCGGTTGTACGACTCTATATCTATAAGAACTCTCCACAAGTCTGACATCTCTCCGCGTGACATTTCCTCGCTTGCATATCCATGACCCCAGTCAGGCAGATTCTATCTTCCTTAGAATTTGCGAGGCAACACCTTACTAGTTTATTGCTGATCTTACTTCGTTctttatatcgtttctttttttttaatatatttcatcccctattcatttttcttttttctttgttaataaattttatataatataacgataatatacgataatatttataagatttctcattaaaaaaaaatatatttaattgttgtaagtaatattttcatattatattaattattatatataatatataattaaataataaattaaaaaaaatatatatatgtataggtatacaacgataatctttttattcaaaatttatcgTTAAGATTAatgtgaatttttttataaatttttaatttattaaaaaatttattgatcatagtaatattactattatatagaAGGAcactactttttcttttcttttctttttttctttttttttcttttttaataaatttagaaaaagatttagaaatataatttctcaGAAAATAACGAGCaattttgaaaagagaaatttgttCACGCAGTGACAATGTTCAAAGTAATTTCACGAGATCTTTATTATGGATTATTCCATGTACTTACTTCAATAAACAAAAAACCAAGCGAACTTTTATATAACGTTGCTTACGTAAGACACAACCGTCGGTACATATAATTCTTACGTTTgtcttaattataaaataaattacgagTCATTTTTTGGTTTTATCTTATCTGAAAATAATGATGTGTCGTATTCCACGATACTTAttagtttaatttaattaattaatttatttttttttaattttacgatttcgATTGAACTAATTGAAGGAGACTTATTAATATCCATCGGAATTGAAGTTTTAAATCTTCGAATAGATCAAATTAACTTGGTTATCGATGACAAGATCAAGAAAGATCGAGATCGAGTAAAAAAACGTGCAACTTCTAGTAGATCACAATCGTTAAATGTTAAGAGAGCAtgatcctcttcttcttctattcgtCCTCGTGATGCTTCGTTGATGCTCACATAGCACTCCTTTAACCAATGATTACCtacccttcctcctcctctaccttcttcttcttcatctcctcCTTAGACTTCCTCCATAATTGGACACCAGCAGCCGCTCTGTCTTTTGCAATTACCTTAACACATTACCTACAACTACTTCGAAAGATCGTATCATACCAATAAACGTTagcaaatataaaatttttgtactaggtatatataatattctagctcatttctctttctcacacacacacacacatgtgtctttattttcatgtatatatatatgtatttctaaaaattatctaaattacaggtgtgtgtgtgcgtatatatatacacacgtgtataattaaacaaatataaaataatattttatataatataaataataatacctatcaaataaatataaatataaacatatatatatatatatgtatgtataaatataaaatatagacataaatataaataatataaatatagatataaatataaaataatattctatatacgtagaaaaataaatataaaaaaattctacggATATgcatatacttatacataggtatatttatttgtttgtttacttatataataatttatatttatgcaatatatatgttcattatatgtaattatatatgagAAATCAGAACTAACCTTTTCTTCATCATTAATCAGTGTTTCACAAACTGAATCATTGTGCATTCATTCTAATTACATCACATATTTTATTCAGTTGAtctattagtattattttacaagaaGGATCTGATCTCAcgtaaatattcaatataaatagtatattaattagacagtttaatttatttacttatttatttatttataatgtaataataatatcaaacaatctttatcatataattgtaatatcaaatgtcatagtagtatatataatagtaatatcaaatataactGAAGAcagtgatatttaaaataatcaaagttatatttaatctatgaaaaaattaatcaattaatcaaattctatttatattaatacaataagCAGATGATGAATAACGGACATATATCAAAGTTAATTTGCACGATGATGTCTAGCGTTGAATCAAGCTAATTTAGGTAGTTGGCAAAGTGTTAACGACTTCATTtgtctctttcccttcctttctatctctctttctctcatacaaTAACAGTATCTTTCTAatcgtttcatcgattttcaGAACATTAACAAACACTAATacatgattctttttttctcctaataCTTATCCcttctaaaaataaacgaatattctAATAAGATTGATTTCCTCAGATAATCAAAGTCTACGTCGAGAGACTTGTCAGAGTTAATTAAGTTCAATCAAAGTCATCGAGAGCACGATATTGAGAAGAGCTTGATTCTCTTCGAGCGAATCGTTTCGAATGTTATTTACCAATGGCCTATTTCTTGTTCGTAACAACTTCtcgtgagaaaagaaagtcgtGACGAAAAAGACGAATGACCTTCCCCTCCATCGTGTTCTAGTAATTCTCCGTGTCATCTTTCTATCGTACTCTCGTTcgattcattcgatcgatGTAAAAGGCACTCTTTGTTCTTTATAATATCTTCTCTCAAgtgaaattaaaatcgaaggaaaaaaaaataatcagtTTACGATAGTAAAAGCTGAATgagattaatgaaataatgattatattaaaaaaaaaaaaaaaaagaaaaagatcaaaaaggaacaaaaaagttTTCTTATAAACGAAGATTGTTCTGTTGTCCTTGATCGTAATAAGGATGGACGACATTCGTATTTCGAAAGATGGCCTAAGAAACGACGATTCCTCTAAATGAGGCAGAAGATCGTCATTAAATCGGTTCAATGTCGATAGACGATCTCAATTCTTTGAATCATTCCTGTGGTATCACTTTATGTCGCTATTGAAAATCCTTTCACCGTTCACCACTGGTCCTCCTCGAACCTTACGTTGAGCTACAATCACGAACAAACGCTAAGATTCACGGACGATCTGCCCTTTCCTCGACTATTCGATTGATACGACTTACCGATTCATCTTTCTCGATCTTTGTCGATGTTATCGGTTTTATAATCGACTCTACCAATTTATATCTAATACTTATAACCAATCGTTatgttcaaaataaaaattttctttaaaaattcagattatatatgtgtatatacatacatacatacatacatatataaaacatagtttttcttttatttttttgttttaattacaaaggaaaaaataaataaatatatatatatcttttgcaattaaaaaaaaaaataaaagaaaaaattgtgcAGCACAGACCATAAGTTGGTAGACGAAAAcgcgttattattataaacaattataaattgaaattacaaTTTGATTTATGAAACAATTAATgatttaacaattaaatttacaatttataatttgaaaattacaATCTAATTTAAATCATAAAGGTAAGATTTCATAGATCTTATTTTTACATTGAATATTCACCATCTAATGTAGATTAGTGACATGTTGTTacgatctttttatattaaatgttatttatatgaatttacatttgtaaattcaatttatttatgatgATAATACATGTTCGTCAAATGATTTACGGATCACCctgtacaattatttttagaaatagaatttctatatttgtgaaaacaatttttattttttgatcatattttaaatagtttATCGTAAATCTTAGTTAGCTTATTAGTAagtcgatttttaaaattaatttaacgattacatcaattaaattattaaggAGACCACTAGtttgttatttttagaaatatttctgtattaataataaaattttatttttttcatatctcggataattaataaatcgcTGATTTTTAACGAGTTGCTTgacattttctaaataatccATTAAATTAGTAGATTCGACACAGTTTATTATGCAATAGTGAAACTTTGTCACAAAGAGAGTTGAAGcatgtttttattcttttttctttcttttttttctttcatcttttttttttttgaaacgagagaattaaaaaatttctgttATTCTATTTAGGACAGTTTTCTAGGTATTTCGAATGATAACTATTATATCTTCGTATTAAACGAAAGTgactacatacatacgtgagATAATTTACAGTGGGAACGACATAATAACGGTTTGGAGATTGTGGAACACACTTTCGCTCATAAGTATGATTATATACGGTGATTAGGATTTATAATATGGATAACGAGAACAATTTGTTCAGAATATAACGTGTTAATATGAGAGAAACtcttatgaaattaaattaaaaaatttctttttaatattctttttgtttttatttatttcaatctaCGCAGTGAACATTCATTCAAACAAAAGTGAATGcatttctaatttatctattaaagTTCTTATAAATGCAATTATCAAAATATGTCCGATAATCGtctaacaataatttatttcaaatgagcaatacgtatttatctgcgtgtttttctatttttagaaTAAGGAGAATGACCGAATTAGAAAAGTCATTCTATCTTATTGGTACATGTTTtgaagtataaaaagaaaaagagagaaacaaaagtgGAATAACTTTGACTTTTGATTTCTCAACTTTCGAATAAATGCCATACCAACTTCGGGATTATTTAGCAGCTTGATTTACGTTCGATGTCTATGTGCGGGAGTATGCGATTCTAAGGTCGGGATATTCTAATCGTATTAGGTAATTCTCTCCTGTTTTATATTCTTAACCACATATCGCATTCACGCtactttctttcgtctttcaaTTTTCGAATTTGCTTTTCGAAAATACTGAAATTCTAATCACGtaaagaaagattagaatttttttttataaaattcttgaCAAATCAGCTAATTGAAAATCTTATGACATAGATTGATGTAGTACATTGatatctgtaaaaaaagattttttaatcttaaaatGTATGATATTTTAGTAGAagtttgttagaaaaaaatattatactgaTTGCGAAATAATACGGaatggataaaaaaattattattaaaaaatgttattatactcaaataaataaaaagtattgtaTATTCgtaaacatataaattttctttttacaaatattatttaattttttctcttatatatatataatataatactacataaatgttttattttaaatatatattatataattttattttaatatataaaatatattttattttaaatatatattatgtaaatactACATAAATGTTTACaacaattttccttttataaatacaaaaagaaaaatgtaagtaatatttataaaaagaaaattacaataaataagCTTTTCTTATACGAAATTTTGATGAATATCTAAATTGCTGTATAtactaaattaattaatgatataatatttctgcaaatataattgaaatcaaatttttttaattctacaaattatcactatttatttctacttatcattattatatatttatttctattgatattccttccttttcatgatttataattttacttattcaataaaattttatcaataattctGTTACGCTGTAATACCTTctatataacttttaaattatacatatatgttaaatataagcACATAAAgctgataatatttattgaacaTCATCATCGAAGATCAGACAGTTAACTTCTCGTTCAAATTCGATTCACGCAATCGTCGATTGCAATTGACTCGCGTGGACACTCGGCGTGAttcacgtctctctctctctctttctctctttttctctttctctctctctctttctctctctctctctctctctctctctctctctctgtctttccatGTCTCTTTCTAACGACTTTCGCTAACACGTATCCCGTGAAGGAAGTTTTCTGAATGACTCGCAACCAAtatagacgacgacgacgactttaCTGACGCCTACTGATATGCGAACACGTGGGCTGCCTAATCGACGTTAACGACGCAACGCGATCTTCCGGTATAGATCAGTGATTCTGCAATTACTAGCTTGGAAAGTGATCGTTTCCTCTtctcatatataatattacgacTTCATAAGAAGAGAATAATTGATCGAATATGAAACCAAGgattagaaattagaattttttatcgagataaataagaattctttttttctagtatattatattataatattaatttttgatatatgttttatctggatgtatgtattttatacagGATGGTTCAAAAGTGatcttaaaaaatcaattacgcTTTTCCGAAactttttagattaatttctGTTCTTCGGATCATAAAACGACTAAAGTGGATTTAAAGaagacgaatatatatatatatatatatatatatatatatataataatatataataatatatatataaagaaaatttgattgaataaagaaaaaaaaaattaatctaa
This window of the Vespula vulgaris chromosome 6, iyVesVulg1.1, whole genome shotgun sequence genome carries:
- the LOC127064545 gene encoding protein spaetzle 3 encodes the protein MSLMNFSLPYHTATPSSFLYTGHSTVNNLRLNAVLPPAPPTNYDNREPFRNEPYIPPLRYQQDRQQQQQQQQQQQQQQQQQQQQQQRQRQTNQQRRPELYVEQSSFSSTQDTRYTNYNQDFRRTQPRQQPQLQQQQMRPPPPAPSSQRQQQQQQQQERIQNEEHDRESLEVSRISEQEGYPDRPNGYTRVNAEGFGGGPGTKTSVHAVLDYDDDFDDYYDDEDQGVPRDAHVTPIQGPIFLKNGSVPVVPLYSYPQLNNGTFVQIPILWTALSVALGVELRGDLVRGAPCIKRYHQLFCPTAGNTYPIERIERFIDENKALMKRMYGDFEMSPGHRTRTRRKKRESSSKQDLPDGGPNLRKKEDDFELEIEADGDSFFGSDNKKRDPRQSFGKNRNNDSGRIDACESKVEIVTPYWASNSAGKIRAIVNTQHFEQAIHQEVCSKTQTNRCMGDCGCEQKYKWHRLLAYDPDNDCKGIFMDWFLFPSCCVCRCDPSNNNKFPSSNSRN